One Cyanobacterium sp. T60_A2020_053 genomic region harbors:
- a CDS encoding IS6 family transposase, translated as MRNAHHWSQIREEIILLCVQWYVSYPLTYTELKTVMEERGFRIDSNTINNLVTDYAVLAKKRWLETQRKHRKGWRVVQIPFYLQGRKKYLYRALDAQGNTLDFMISARRNKEKAQLFFAETISNTDELNTQKLLYQKRPKRKKENKFLESFIYVAFLVLSGYLILSFMGLGNNNNQEENQPDNQVLSHDRKNTKMVQENKVNPIKNRAKISPEDKGRSLGSR; from the coding sequence ATGAGGAATGCTCATCATTGGAGTCAAATTAGAGAGGAAATTATCCTGTTGTGTGTGCAGTGGTATGTTTCCTATCCCTTAACTTATACTGAACTTAAAACGGTAATGGAAGAAAGGGGCTTCAGAATTGATTCTAACACTATCAATAATTTAGTTACTGATTATGCAGTTTTAGCGAAAAAACGTTGGCTAGAAACTCAAAGGAAACATCGTAAAGGTTGGCGAGTGGTGCAAATTCCTTTTTATTTACAAGGTCGAAAAAAGTATCTTTATCGGGCGCTGGATGCCCAAGGAAATACCCTTGATTTCATGATTAGTGCCAGAAGGAATAAGGAAAAAGCACAATTATTTTTTGCGGAAACTATTTCTAATACTGACGAGTTAAACACCCAAAAATTACTTTATCAAAAAAGACCAAAAAGAAAGAAAGAAAATAAATTTTTAGAAAGTTTTATTTATGTTGCTTTTTTAGTTTTATCAGGATATTTAATTTTAAGTTTTATGGGATTAGGAAATAATAATAACCAAGAAGAAAATCAACCTGATAATCAAGTTTTAAGCCATGACAGAAAAAATACTAAGATGGTACAGGAAAATAAGGTAAATCCCATTAAAAATAGGGCAAAAATCTCCCCCGAAGACAAAGGACGATCGCTAGGATCAAGATAA
- the galE gene encoding UDP-glucose 4-epimerase GalE, with protein sequence MTILVTGGAGYIGSHTVKLLQQRGYDLIIFDNLVYGHGDVAQTLQAKLVVGDLSDKELLTKVFQENDIEGVIHFAAYAYVGESMTNPTKYYRNNVVSTLNLLEVMEEFGVRRLVFSSTCATYGIPEILPIPEHHPQRPINTYGYTKLVVENMLKDFQRAYNWEYVAFRYFNAAGADPDGMIGEDHNPETHLIPLTLYTALGKRDHITILGDDYDTPDGTCIRDYIHVTDLAQAHLIGLEYLLKGGKSEVFNLGNGSGFSVKEVIAAAKKVTGIDFNVMVGARRAGDPPILVGSSQKAREILQWQPQYPDIETIINHAWQWHQQRHQKNYK encoded by the coding sequence ATGACGATTTTAGTGACGGGGGGCGCTGGTTATATCGGTTCACACACTGTTAAACTATTGCAACAGCGTGGTTATGATTTAATTATCTTCGATAATCTCGTTTATGGACATGGAGACGTTGCCCAAACTTTACAAGCAAAGTTAGTAGTAGGGGATTTAAGCGATAAAGAATTATTAACCAAAGTATTTCAAGAAAATGACATCGAAGGAGTGATTCATTTTGCTGCTTATGCCTATGTGGGAGAATCCATGACTAACCCCACCAAGTATTATCGTAATAATGTGGTGTCAACTCTTAACTTGTTAGAAGTAATGGAAGAGTTTGGCGTGCGCCGTCTGGTTTTTTCTTCTACCTGCGCTACCTATGGCATCCCCGAAATATTACCTATTCCCGAACATCATCCCCAGCGCCCGATCAATACTTACGGCTATACTAAGTTAGTGGTAGAAAATATGTTAAAAGACTTTCAGCGCGCCTATAATTGGGAATATGTAGCTTTTCGTTATTTCAACGCTGCTGGTGCTGATCCTGATGGTATGATTGGGGAAGATCACAATCCTGAAACTCATTTAATACCTCTTACTCTCTACACTGCATTAGGAAAAAGGGATCATATTACTATTTTAGGGGATGATTATGATACCCCTGATGGCACTTGTATTAGGGATTATATCCACGTCACGGATTTAGCTCAAGCCCACCTCATCGGTTTAGAATATTTGCTCAAGGGAGGTAAAAGCGAAGTATTTAATCTCGGTAATGGTAGCGGTTTCTCGGTTAAAGAAGTGATTGCGGCGGCAAAAAAAGTCACAGGAATAGATTTTAATGTGATGGTTGGGGCGAGGCGCGCTGGAGACCCTCCTATTCTAGTCGGTAGTAGCCAAAAAGCACGGGAAATTTTGCAATGGCAACCTCAATATCCCGATATTGAAACTATTATCAATCATGCTTGGCAATGGCATCAACAACGACATCAGAAAAATTATAAATAA
- a CDS encoding DoxX family protein: MKLNLIISKVLQPNCEVSLGSQTAWALLRAVIGIMMVHNGMDKLSNIESFAEAYVSYIGLPFPIFFSYVAAYTELIGAPLVALGLFTRVASLGLFGTMCVAMYHHILVAGLSLPYLELSAIYAGCFLFFLVNGGGLFSTDALLLNVINKNLLSQKAKQIMLLEKSYQDSDSLKEKSFS; the protein is encoded by the coding sequence ATGAAATTAAACTTAATCATTAGCAAAGTATTGCAACCTAACTGCGAAGTCAGTTTAGGCTCACAAACTGCTTGGGCGTTGTTGCGCGCGGTAATTGGTATTATGATGGTCCATAATGGCATGGACAAATTAAGTAATATTGAGAGTTTTGCTGAGGCTTATGTCTCTTATATTGGCTTACCTTTTCCTATTTTCTTTAGCTATGTGGCAGCCTACACAGAGTTAATCGGTGCGCCTTTAGTTGCCCTTGGTTTATTTACTAGAGTGGCTTCTTTGGGTTTATTTGGCACTATGTGTGTGGCGATGTATCATCATATTTTGGTGGCTGGTTTAAGTCTCCCTTATTTGGAGTTATCTGCCATTTATGCTGGTTGTTTTTTGTTTTTCTTAGTCAATGGTGGTGGTTTATTCTCTACCGATGCTTTGTTGCTTAATGTGATTAATAAAAATCTTTTGAGTCAAAAAGCAAAACAGATTATGTTACTAGAAAAGTCTTATCAAGATTCTGATTCTTTGAAAGAAAAATCTTTTTCCTAG
- a CDS encoding bifunctional hydroxymethylpyrimidine kinase/phosphomethylpyrimidine kinase, translating into MTQKQQFIEQINKKKDDLFAILDKFTALKLLVVGDLTLDEFMTGEVERLSREAPVLILRHEETRQIPGGGANAVYNLAKLGAKITVAGYVGDDIQGEALMDIFHQAHIDTQGIIKDNQRPTVTKTRIAGHARQSVTQQIVRIDRKSDQLPAPSLQHKLADFIKNYGSVVDGIVCSDYGDGVFTPTVIAPSLKHDLVVVDTQKDLHRFQGATIFTPNLPEAELAVGYAIPDEVTLLQAGKDLLQQTNARYILITRGEEGMSLFSRDGKIDHIPAFNRTDVFDVTGAGDTVVSALSLALACGATPWEASILGNLAASIVVRVFGTATTSTTAMKEALTVYLDDNL; encoded by the coding sequence ATGACTCAAAAACAACAATTTATTGAGCAAATTAATAAAAAAAAAGATGATTTATTTGCTATTTTAGATAAATTTACCGCTCTCAAATTATTAGTGGTGGGAGATTTAACCCTTGATGAGTTTATGACTGGGGAAGTTGAGCGTTTATCAAGAGAAGCGCCCGTCTTAATTTTACGTCATGAGGAAACGCGCCAAATACCGGGGGGGGGCGCTAATGCGGTGTACAATTTAGCCAAACTAGGGGCAAAAATTACTGTAGCTGGATATGTAGGTGATGATATTCAGGGAGAAGCCTTAATGGATATTTTTCACCAAGCGCACATCGACACCCAAGGAATTATTAAAGATAACCAGCGCCCGACAGTTACCAAAACTCGTATCGCAGGTCATGCAAGACAATCTGTCACTCAACAAATCGTGAGAATTGATCGCAAATCTGACCAATTACCAGCGCCCTCCCTGCAACATAAACTAGCTGATTTTATCAAAAATTATGGCAGTGTAGTGGATGGCATCGTTTGCTCCGACTATGGTGATGGAGTGTTTACTCCTACTGTTATAGCTCCATCCCTTAAGCATGATTTAGTGGTGGTAGATACTCAAAAAGACTTACACCGCTTTCAAGGGGCAACAATTTTCACCCCTAATCTTCCTGAAGCTGAATTAGCTGTGGGTTATGCCATCCCCGACGAAGTCACATTACTTCAAGCTGGAAAAGATTTACTACAACAAACTAACGCCCGATATATCCTCATTACCAGAGGAGAAGAAGGCATGAGTTTATTTTCCCGTGATGGAAAAATTGACCATATTCCAGCCTTTAACCGCACAGATGTATTTGATGTGACGGGCGCTGGAGATACTGTCGTCTCAGCCTTATCCCTCGCCCTCGCCTGTGGTGCTACCCCGTGGGAAGCATCGATATTAGGTAATTTAGCGGCTAGTATTGTGGTTAGGGTATTCGGCACGGCTACCACTAGCACCACCGCCATGAAAGAAGCCTTAACAGTTTATCTTGACGACAACCTTTAA
- a CDS encoding PilZ domain-containing protein, which produces MDSTNEKRFNRRILAVCRVLDENKNFLGFTLDLTVEGIQLIVNKNFPLQEQFVIVLSQNVNDEDSSYQEITVTIKQKWRSETNEEYDQIGGEIIAVDLPEELSKLVKFCDEKAKEKYQFDLKLV; this is translated from the coding sequence ATGGATAGTACTAATGAAAAAAGATTTAATCGTCGCATCCTTGCCGTATGCAGAGTCTTAGATGAAAATAAAAATTTTCTCGGTTTTACCCTTGATTTAACAGTTGAAGGTATTCAATTAATTGTCAATAAAAATTTTCCTCTCCAAGAACAATTTGTCATAGTTTTAAGCCAAAATGTTAATGATGAAGACAGTAGTTATCAAGAAATTACTGTAACCATAAAACAAAAATGGCGTTCTGAAACTAATGAAGAATATGATCAAATTGGTGGAGAAATTATCGCAGTTGATCTTCCAGAAGAATTAAGTAAATTAGTTAAATTTTGCGATGAAAAAGCTAAAGAGAAATATCAATTTGATTTAAAATTAGTATAG
- a CDS encoding response regulator transcription factor produces MIYISIVEGNSHLRSLLTWHLQQIGYVTHQYSTIQQAKFDLDKNPPTLMIVDSDLPDGDGIQFCNWLSQVNQCLILVLSAKIGEKDVVKGLKSGADDYIKKPFGVQEFLARVESLLRRYRVNNAPLTLDFGDLKIDLVQRRVEFRGEFIDLTPQEFSLLYVLTQAQGIPLSRSELLRRAWPEAIENQRTIDTHVLSLRKKIEIDPRQPNLIQTVRNVGYRFNLELLGKTKSMAEGRALNHHPKHYHHQDRISVGI; encoded by the coding sequence GTGATTTACATCTCTATAGTTGAAGGTAACTCTCATTTAAGATCGTTATTGACTTGGCATTTACAACAGATAGGTTATGTCACCCATCAATACAGCACTATTCAACAGGCTAAGTTTGATCTCGACAAAAATCCCCCAACCTTAATGATTGTTGATTCTGATTTGCCTGATGGGGATGGAATCCAATTTTGTAACTGGTTATCTCAGGTTAATCAGTGTCTAATTCTCGTCTTATCAGCAAAAATTGGTGAAAAAGATGTGGTTAAAGGCTTGAAATCGGGCGCTGATGACTATATCAAAAAACCTTTTGGTGTGCAGGAGTTTTTAGCGCGCGTCGAATCTTTATTAAGACGGTATCGAGTTAATAATGCGCCCCTCACCCTAGATTTTGGTGACTTGAAAATTGATTTAGTACAAAGAAGGGTAGAATTTAGGGGGGAATTTATCGATCTGACTCCCCAAGAGTTTAGTCTATTATATGTGCTTACTCAAGCGCAGGGAATTCCGTTGAGTCGTAGTGAATTGTTGAGGCGCGCTTGGCCCGAAGCCATTGAAAATCAGCGTACTATTGATACTCATGTGTTATCATTGCGCAAAAAGATTGAAATTGATCCTCGTCAACCGAATTTAATTCAAACCGTCAGAAATGTTGGTTATCGTTTCAACCTTGAATTATTGGGTAAGACTAAGTCTATGGCAGAGGGGAGGGCGCTGAATCATCATCCGAAACACTATCATCATCAAGATAGAATCAGTGTCGGTATTTAA